AACGAAAATATATGGGTTTTAAACGCTAATCAACTGGTCCCCAAATCTGTGTTTGGGTTAAAGGTAGGCACTGGGTCTGAAAAGGTGTCCTAAGTTACAATAGGCTTGAGCTGCAAATGCTATGCAAATCTTCTTGGAGGAAGGGCTGTATACGgatgagataaataaataatataaaaaatcatAACCACAATTACATGCTGTTTAGGGAAGAAAATTACGGACTGTGCATTTCAAGTCATAAAATGAAAGCgggcaggcggggtgggggagaagagagaaagagactacTTATCTCTAGGCACATACGaagctggcaaaaaaaaatttgaCTGACAGGCTTAATTAGATCTTAATGTAACGTGCAGATAGTCGTTAGCAAGCATTTTTCTCAAGGAGaatgaaaagacaaaaaaaaggcACTTTATTAACTTACTTTGGGGTCTGCGCACTTGAACTTTAACCTTTCCACCATATCTAGCATGGCCACCTTCAGGTCCACATGCTCTCGGTTCTGAAAGACAAAGAGGGCAACGGTCATGAGACTCTTTTCAACTCTACAAAGGCAACAAGGATTTCCACAAGACAGcttggaggggggaagggagggggagcaccAATCTTTCAGCACTTTCTATTAGCTAAGTTGCTATGAGCCCCTGAATACATTCACTCATTCTTCTGGGACTGAGGTTAAGCAAGCAGAGGTCTCAACGAAGAAGAAATGTCTCTGCCAAGAGCACTGGGGAAACTATTGGAATGAAAATTAAATGCAATTGCACAGGCCAAATCATTCATTGCTGGTGTCACATGGCTCAGCTTCAAGCAGGCTCAAATCCTGTTAGATGCTCAGTATTTTTCATCTCTCACTGAAGTCAAGAAGGCAGCCATCTGCAAGGGGTGACTCAGTACCCTTCAGCGTAAAGGCCGAGCGCAGAATATGCTGGGCAATGGTGACCTGGCTCcatgtttcatttattttctgtaaTTGGTATTGGCCGTCTGATAATTTAATCCTGCACTTCTGTGCTTCCAATTGTAAGATGGAGCAGACGGAAAGAACTAATTAAGGAAGTAATCAAGAGTTCACACTTCAAGAAAGGCCCAAAGCACAAAGCACTTGCAGAATCCCGGGAATATTTGTTACTTTTGCTTGAACTATTCTCTCTCCAAAACTAAATCGCAGCTCATAGCTAAGGGACGGGGAGGCATCAGTAGTGAAACAAGCAATTCAGAGAGGCACACTTGGACTATTTAGTATTTTTCTGTCCTTCCTAACATGACTTACAGTTTAGACAATAACTTTTTCTGATTGCCTGAGATATTTTGAATTTTATCCTCAGTATTTGTCAACCAAAACTTAAAAGATCCAGCATTAGCTCCTGAAAGATATTTTGGACTTTTCAGCGTTTACATATGGATGTcatgctaaaccaggcatccccaaacttcggccctccagatgttttggactacagttcccatcatccctgaccactggtcctgttagctagggatgttgagagttgtagtcccaaaacatctggagggctgcagtttggggatgcctgtgcaaaACCAATGTTTTATCATGATAGAACAAGATTAGAGTTGCCTCCCCTTGTTCCCTCTTCACCCCTCCAATACAGCTGAGGAGCTGTtcagaagctttcacttccatattcTATTAGTCACACCCTGCTGTATTGTCTGACTTCCAGCAAGCTGTGGTTAGTTTTAAGgttggtttgttgaaacaagccagcttcaaaccaCGACTTACAAAGCTGGCTTTCACTAGGCACAGATTAATCCAAGTTTAGGGTTTGGACATAACAGTAAACAAAGGGTGAGAAAGCTCTTCAAGCCTAAGGGCTGCCTTCCCTCATATGCAATATTCTGGAGACCATGTGctgagaagcaaaagtgggcagagcttGAAGCAAAATAGACTGGAGCAATGGACGTGACTTTGTGCAGGAGGTTACACTCCAGCAAGCATTTGAATTTAGCCAGGCgcaaggtgcattttgcacctattGGCCACCTGAGACGAAGTGAAGTTGCCAGGGCGCCCGGATGgcgcctgacgtctccaccatctggaggtgcattccTGGGGGGCACACACTAATATATCCCATCCTGAagaattctatctgttatattttatctacaCAATCATAATGAATTATAGGAACCAAAAGGTTGtaatgaaaaatacaacttttgagctatctggccccaaaatggcaactagatatTCTGTTTTGGctactgtaaccctggtttaaggagccattcggCACCTAGCTTGTATATCTAACACTGACCCCAGCCACACGAAAGCCAGAggttctacacacacaaacacacacccctctatcttccatccaggcaaacaagaggtgTTACCACAGTCCAAGGGCactttcagccaggcaaaagcactctcaAAGAGTGTGGACCAGTGCTGGTGAGGGGTTGTGGTTTCAAAAGAGTCTCAAGGGctggacagagaggcctggagaacCACATTCAGACTtgtaggcctgaggttccccacccttgcattAGGCTGCTGTTAACCAaaatcagaagcaaaagcttTTGAACTCCTCATCAGTTACACCAGGGAGAAAAAGGAGAGCATGCGGGCATTCCAAGAGGATAGGCTTGTTCCATTCatgagaaaccatggtttgtgatgTCCAAACACAATAAGAACAGGACACTTTGCAAATTGTTGTTTTGGTGCCTAAATAGTCACCAGTTTTGAATTCTGGCAGCCTTCCAATTCCACTACATCACGGCAAACACTTCATCCAAGATCTATTTATACTGGGCTGCTCCCAATGAAATACACTTTCTGTAGTTATACACAATTTGGATACACTTCCTCAGCATTTTCCAACAATGACAAATGCAATCACTCCCACATCCATGTCCCCAGGAAGGTGCCTGCAGGCTTCGAAAAACTAGCTGCCTGTGACTGTGAGGCAATACTTAAATACACTCCTATGTATGGGCTAACTCATGCATCGTAGCCAGTAAAAATAAAATCGGCTTCATATGTTCAACATTTGGAAAGATCCAAGTCTAAACATTTGGTTGTGCAGGCTTACATGTTCAGGTGTTTTAGAAAAATTAAATTCAGTAATCTTACATCATTTCTGGCCCCAAAGAGAGCATCTTGGAAATAAAGGTTGTATAAACCAAAACCaactgtgaggattaaatgagagcTGCTCTACGATATAGTCTTAGGTGCATGGGCCAAGTCATTCTTGGTTCAAAACCTACCTTAGTCATGGTAGCTGGCCTTAGGCTAATAAATGTTTTCTTAATAGGCTCCTCATCTGCCATACCAGAACAATATTGACTTGGCTTACAGCATTGTTATAAGGGTTACTGAAATAATGTCTGTGAAACACTTCAaacattgtcccccccccccctccacagcaAGGGGTaaggatgaggaggaagagaaacaaaGTTATTGAAATAAGAAGTTCAAACTAGCAAGGGAACTTATTTCATCAGAAGTTAAAGCTGTTTCAAGAAAATCTTGCATCCTGATTGTGATGACCTCAATATTACACAGAGAAACTTcattagctcagtcagtagagcatgagacgcttACTCTCAAGGCTGTGAGTTCGATCCCTGTGttgggggaaagattcctgcatttcagggagttggactagatgcctcttgtggccccttccaattctatggttcttttcTACCTTATCCAACCCTTTATTCGGTTAACACTGAATCTGCTTGCATAATCAGGAGGGAAATTCAAGATTGAGCTATACTAAGAGTGAGGACTATGGCAATGTCACATGGCCATATAAGCATACAATATATATATCCAGATTAGGCAGAGTTGTATGTCAGTAGGTTTTCCATGTGTCTACAGATATGAGAATCTCTTGTCTAAATAATATGCACAACTTATTCCCAGCCAGCCTTGTGGAACTGATGTTCCATTTCCAGTTTATTATTGTCTGAACATCAAAACTTGTTCTACACAGCACTCAGACATGATACTCTGATTTGCAGACTTGTGGAAGGTAGCccatgtcttctaaatgttgcatGACAAGCACCTCTTAAGAGGCAGCAGAACAGAAATAAGATGGTGGAATGAgctgtgccacttcagactgcaggtagagaatcacaattttaaaaaatgttcctttgtgTAAAATAACTCCCAAAAAGAAATCAGTACAGTGCAGAGAACTTAGTTGAAACAGAGAACAATTCTTCTCAAGTTTACTACTTAAAGGGATATGTCTTCCCAACCCACTGATGAATTAAaagtcgtcgtcatcatcatcatctccctaCATACAATGTTAAGTACATTTCATTCCACCACTTCTTTCCAATTTACTCATGAAGTGTCTCTCCAGAAGCCAATTTATACAGAAGAAGCAAAAGGGCATTTCTTGTGCAAATTTTCAATGCATGCCTTGTCACATTTAAATCCACTCACTACACACAGTGGCCTATTTTCATATAACATCATCGTATAAGCCATAGATCACTGGTGTTATCATGAATGAGGTGGAAAACAAACATCAAAACTAACTTTGCATTACAAGCAAGCCAGCACTCATGGCTTGCTCCTCTTCAAGCAAACAGAAGAAAAATTGTTTGCGGTAACCCATAGTTTGTTTGGAACAGTGGCTTACTCTTATGTGTACAAACAGGGCCACTGCCAATACACAAATTGTTACTACCGGTAGCAGCTTGACAGTGAGAAGTGCAGTGCAATTGCCCACATGGCCAACTACATAGTCCTCCTCTTATTTATCAGCCACAAAGGATGCTGAGGAATGGTTTGCATattacttccccctcccttcagtTTCCACAtaaggaaaaggagaggaaatgggCAAAGCTGCAAAGCTTTGAAAGAATGATCACAGGAGACCTTACACACCAAACTGGCAATGCTTCTTAAAACCTGTTCATCAGTTTTGTGTGTTATACAAGTATCAATCTGACCAATCCTCTAGATGCCCACTTTTCCCACTGTCTCCCGGAATATATTGAGGGAAATGAAATATTTCATCCAGAAATaaacaaaagttgttgttgttgttgttgttgttttaaaaaaagaactgtaaGGCACAGTATTCTGTGGGCACACAGTAAAGATGCTGGAAGTTAAAATAAGTCccacatcccccacccccatctataTGCACTGAGTCCTTTTAAAAGCATACCAAGAACAAGAGGAGTCTGTTTCTCACTGGAAGTTGCAAGCCTGCAGAATACCTCCTCCCCCAAATCTATTTTGGCAGCTGGAAAAGTTAACACCATCATTGAAACACCTCCTACAGTTCTGTGAACAGCTACTTTTTTTCTAGGGATCGCCCAAAAACAAACTGCCTATGTTTGACAGAAAGCCTAAAATTAGATGTATCAGCTGTTCTTTGGTTTGCATGGGATATTCTGTAACAGCAGACTATGGCAATGCTGGCTTCTCAGTCTCTGTTTCCTGCCTGAACAAGAGGAAATAGACACATTCAGCAAGAGAATGGCTACAtactacaccaggggtcagcaaactttttcagcagggggctggtccactgtccctcagaccttgtggggggccagactataatttgggggggggttggacctacaaaccggatttagaaggcgattgggctggaccTGGGCCTCGGGCCTTTTTTTGCCTATCCATGTACTACACAGTCAATAGAAATTCAGTAAACAATAGGTCAGATGTTGCCAACAAGCCAGGATAAGGACGTGATGTGTTAAAATTGGCTTATAAATCCTGGCTTGTTTAGAAGCcattgactacagttcccagtttgCATGCAACAGGAAGCTATGGTTAAGTGCAGCTTCTTGATTTGTTTCCCTGCTCATTCGAGGGAGCTGCATGTGAGCACATAGCACATGTGCACAAGGTTCCTATGGTGGTGTACACTTAACAGCTAGTGAGAACTATTGCCTTCACACCCTGTTGGAAGGCAACAGGATAATCACTGCAGGAAATGGGACACTAGGGTAAATGTACCACTGAGCTCTTATGTTCTCATTCCCAAATACCATTGTATTTGGCAAAAACAAGGAGCAGGGATTGCAATAGCAACATACATGGTTGTCAGGCAGCAAGCAAGTTCCAAACACAGGGAAAGCAACAGCAAGGGATACATTTTAATCCAGATTTCCAGTGGTGACAGCTGCATAAAGCCAATTCCGAAACCACCTTCCCCGCCCCCTAAATTGACATGCCGTTCTCAGCTGCTTGATGGGCAGAAAATCAACATGTGCACTTCTCCATCAACATGAGATAGAATTCAGTTGTGGGATGAGCTGTTCCCATTGAATTTTTTCCTATCACAGCAATGTGAAATGCAGATAGTCTCTTTCAGGAAGGATGGTAACCTTAGCAGAAGTATACTGTACCACTTCCCCCTGGCTCTATAGGCATGATTCTTTACAACAAAGTTAACCCAGATTCCTTACTCAAGGAGATTCCCTCAAACTTCTTCCACTACATAGTTCTGGTCAACTCCTTAGACTTAGAGCTACTTTATAATAATTGAGGATTAAGGCTTGCagtctgaggctgcaatcctatacacacttgggAGTAAGGTCCAATAAACTCAAGGTGCTCTACTAAAATTAGACCTGCAAAGTATTGTGCTGCAAGGCCTGTATTGTTGTTTCAGTTTTTTGTACACCgcttaatgtttttaaatatattaagtggtacagaaattaaataatcactCAATCCCTGCAGGTCATGATCCTCAGGGCTCCCACTGTGCCATCAATGGTCTTGTTGAGGAGAACCATTGCAATCATAAAGTCTGCTTACTGCAGGGAGCGAAAGGTAATTAACCAATTAGCTCTGGTTCTTTCTGACCATAGCACCACAGAAAATATGCATTCAACAACCTTCTGGTAAACAGAAAGTCGCTAACAAGGAGTCTGAAAGTACTTTCTGCTTCATCGGCCGGGGGAAGCACTTTTAGAGCCTATTTCTTAAAAGGAGAAACGGGCCATCAGACTTCCTTGCCCCGCCTCCACTTCTGCCACATCCCTTTCCGTCGGCCCCCGTCCTTCCTCTGCAGCTGGACGAAAGCTCCCGTGACTCTCCGAAGCGGCAGGGAAAGGGTGCACAAGCCACAGCACCCAGTCAGAGGGGTGGGACTGGTGAATTCTGCTACCCAGAAGAACGGACACCTGATAAACCCTTCCAGCAGCCAAACTTCCCAGTGCGCTTATGAACGCGCCTTCCGAAGTGGTCCCCGCTCGCAGCCCTTTAACAAGTGCGCTTCCCTGGGTGCCATGCTGCCTGCATCCAAACCAAAGGGGCGCCGCTGGCTTTCGGGCACCACGCGATCCTAGCCCAACTAGCGCCTGCTCAGGATCCTTACCCGGGCGGCTTCGTAGGCGTCGTTGAGTGTGATGATCTCATGCTGCCGGTGGGAGCCCGACACGGCGCACAGCACGCAGATGATCTTCTCGTGCTCCTTGCAGTACAAGCTGAGGTCTTCGCCGTGCTCCTCGCACTTCCTGCGCTCCGTCTTGCGCTCCCCTTCTCCGACTCCGGGGACCCGCTCCGGCTCCGCGGCCTCCCCGCCCGGTGGCTCCGCAGCGGCCACGCAAGCCGTCCGGTGGGCGCCGTACTTGCGGTTGTGCTCCTGGGCGTGAGGCCCGCAGAAGGAGAAGCCGCAGTCCTCGCAGGCCTGCACGGCCCTCTGCGCCTCGTCGGGCTCGCACACGTCGCAGGTGCCATCTTGGAAGCACTCGTCGCCGCTCGCTTTCCTCTCGGAAGCCATCGCCGGCCGAAGTGCTGGCCGGTGCTGGAAGGGAGCAAGCAGGCGGGGAAGACCAGGATGCCCGGGCCGCCTCGTCGCCTGCAAAGCGGAGCTCGCTCACTCACCTCCCGCGACAACTGTCCAGCCTTGGAGACTGAGCTCTGCGCTGCTGTTTTGCTTTCGTTGGCAAAAGCCACCTTTCTTTCGGGTCCTTGTTTATTTCCTGCCAGCTTCTTAGCAACTTTGGGCTAAGAtctcacacacaccaaaaaaatccCTCCCAGTGTTTTTTCTTAACGGCACCCCTtggttcagcccccccccccgctttattcCGAATCAAGCGCGCTAGTTTTGCTTCTGGAGCGCAGGGCccttgtgagtgtgtgtgtgcatgcgcgtgTTTAACTTCCTGAGTCACTTAAAGCGGCGATGCTTTTGCTCCTCTGCTCTTGAGGGGCTGGCGCGAGCGCGGCCAAGCCATGGTGGTTTGAAAAGGGATTTCCTCATATGTGATTCATTATGACCTctcttttatataaatataaaaataataaaaagagagattTCCTCTTGTGtttagaaggggggaaatgcgCGCGCGTTTCTGTACCCGGTTGAAAAGCCAGGCATGTTCTTTGGGAGCGGAGCCTCAAGCAGCACAAAGCAGCAGAAGCTCTTTGAAGTCGAgagaatgttttctttttcccacTATTGTACTAAGAGGAGATAAAGGAAAGAAGCAAATTGGCTGGTTCTCTTTCTTGGCTTCAGGGTGCCTTGAAAACTAGGATTTGCCATTCCAAAAAggaagttttttcttttctttttaat
The nucleotide sequence above comes from Zootoca vivipara chromosome 1, rZooViv1.1, whole genome shotgun sequence. Encoded proteins:
- the TRIM44 gene encoding tripartite motif-containing protein 44 isoform X3, with the protein product MASERKASGDECFQDGTCDVCEPDEAQRAVQACEDCGFSFCGPHAQEHNRKYGAHRTACVAAAEPPGGEAAEPERVPGVGEGERKTERRKCEEHGEDLSLYCKEHEKIICVLCAVSGSHRQHEIITLNDAYEAARNREHVDLKVAMLDMVERLKFKCADPKVTQGAMKLCIQQEFDKVRCLVCEEEHRALHLVDLQEALATAHTTEVLAEIDVRMEKLMTEMAELTRQLNTFNELAMLKPESTDEENRRGNVL
- the TRIM44 gene encoding tripartite motif-containing protein 44 isoform X1 — encoded protein: MASERKASGDECFQDGTCDVCEPDEAQRAVQACEDCGFSFCGPHAQEHNRKYGAHRTACVAAAEPPGGEAAEPERVPGVGEGERKTERRKCEEHGEDLSLYCKEHEKIICVLCAVSGSHRQHEIITLNDAYEAARNREHVDLKVAMLDMVERLKFKCADPKVTQGAMKLCIQQEFDKVRCLVCEEEHRALHLVDLQEALATAHTTEVLAEIDVRMEKLMTEMAELTRQLNTFNELAMLKPESTDEENRADSLPSPSPSQRTRRYNDDDPSPANGPC
- the TRIM44 gene encoding tripartite motif-containing protein 44 isoform X2 translates to MASERKASGDECFQDGTCDVCEPDEAQRAVQACEDCGFSFCGPHAQEHNRKYGAHRTACVAAAEPPGGEAAEPERVPGVGEGERKTERRKCEEHGEDLSLYCKEHEKIICVLCAVSGSHRQHEIITLNDAYEAARNREHVDLKVAMLDMVERLKFKCADPKVTQGAMKLCIQQEFDKVRCLVCEEEHRALHLVDLQEALATAHTTEVLAEIDVRMEKLMTEMAELTRQLNTFNELAMLKPESTDEENRNFPLLRMVLH
- the TRIM44 gene encoding tripartite motif-containing protein 44 isoform X4; the encoded protein is MASERKASGDECFQDGTCDVCEPDEAQRAVQACEDCGFSFCGPHAQEHNRKYGAHRTACVAAAEPPGGEAAEPERVPGVGEGERKTERRKCEEHGEDLSLYCKEHEKIICVLCAVSGSHRQHEIITLNDAYEAARNREHVDLKVAMLDMVERLKFKCADPKVTQGAMKLCIQQEFDKVRCLVCEEEHRALHLVDLQEALATAHTTEVLAEIDVRMEKLMTEMAELTRQLNTFNELAMLKPESTDEENRLT